A single Bos mutus isolate GX-2022 chromosome 16, NWIPB_WYAK_1.1, whole genome shotgun sequence DNA region contains:
- the FMO2 gene encoding flavin-containing monooxygenase 2 isoform X2: MSCFSDFPMPEDFPNFLHNSKLLEYFRIFAKKFDLLKYIQFQTTVLSVKKHPDFASSGQWVVVTKNNGKEQSAVFDGVMVCSGHHILPHLPLESFPGIQKFKGQYFHSRQYKHPEGFEKKRILVIGIGNSASDIAVELCKKAAQVFISTRHGSWVISRISEDGYPWDSVYHTRFKTQLRNAVPRIVVKWMMENGMNQWFDHENYGLIPQNKYLVKEPVVNDDLPSRILYGAIKVKSRVKELTETSAIFEDGTVEENIDIIVFATGYTVSFPFLEDLVKVENNMVSLYKFMFPPQLEKSTLACIGLIQPLGSIFPTIELQARWVTRVFKGLCTLPSERTMMEDIIKRNKRRIDFFGESNSQILQTNHIEYLDELAVEIGVKPDILSLLLKDPKLAVKLYFGPCNPYQYRLVGPGQWNGARNAIFTQKRRILKPLKTRAIKTSSTFPVSFLLKILGLLAVVVAFFSQLQ, encoded by the exons ATGTCCTGTTTCAGTGACTTTCCAATGCCTGAAGATTTTCCAAACTTCCTGCACAATTCTAAACTCCTGGAATACTTCAGAATCTTTGCCAAGAAGTTTGATCTACTAAAGTATATTCAGTTCCAG ACAACCGTCCTCAGTGTGAAAAAACACCCAGATTTTGCATCCTCTGGCCAGTGGGTGGTTGTTACCAAGAACAATGGCAAGGAGCAAAGCGCTGTCTTTGACGGAGTCATGGTCTGCAGCGGCCATCACATCCTTCCTCATCTCCCACTGGAGTCATTTCCAG GTATCCAGAAGTTCAAAGGCCAATATTTCCATAGCCGCCAATACAAGCACCCAGAGGGATTTGAAAAGAAACGCATTTTGGTGATTGGAATAGGAAACTCAGCCTCAGATATTGCAGTTGAGTTGTGTAAGAAGGCTGCTCAG GTGTTTATCAGCACCAGACATGGTTCCTGGGTCATAAGTCGTATCTCTGAAGATGGCTATCCCTGGGACTCAGTGTACCACACCCGGTTTAAAACCCAGCTCCGAAATGCCGTGCCACGAATAGTTGTAAAATGGATGATGGAAAATGGGATGAATCAATGGTTCGACCATGAAAATTATGGCCTTATCCCTCAAAACAA ATACCTCGTTAAAGAGCCTGTTGTAAATGATGATCTTCCAAGTCGTATACTCTACGGAGCCATCAAGGTGAAATCAAGAGTGAAAGAACTCACAGAAACATCTGCCATCTTTGAAGATGGAACAGTGGAAGAGAACATTGACATCATTGTCTTTGCAACAGGATATactgtttcttttcccttccttgaagATCTTGTTAAAGTAGAGAATAATATGGTCTCGCTGTACAAATTCATGTTCCCTCCTCAACTGGAGAAGTCAACTCTTGCATGCATTGGCCTCATCCAGCCCCTAGGTTCCATTTTCCCAACTATTGAACTTCAAGCTCGTTGGGTAACCAGAGTTTTCAAAG GCTTATGTACCTTGCCCTCAGAGAGAACTATGATGGAAGACATTATCAAGAGGAATAAAAGAAGAATTGACtt CTTTGGAGAGAGCAATAGCCAGATACTGCAGACCAATCACATCGAATACTTGGACGAGCTCGCTGTAGAGATAGGTGTGAAGCCAGACATCCTTTCTCTCTTGCTAAAAGATCCTAAACTGGCTGTGAAACTCTACTTTGGGCCGTGCAACCCCTATCAGTATCGCCTGGTTGGGCCTGGGCAGTGGAATGGAGCCAGGAATGCCATCTTCACCCAGAAACGAAGGATACTGAAGCCTTTAAAGACACGGGCTATCAAAACCTCATCAACTTTCCCAGTTTCCTTCCTACTGAAAATCCTGGGGCTTCTTGCTGTTGTGGTGGCCTTTTTCTCCCAACTTCAGTGA
- the FMO2 gene encoding flavin-containing monooxygenase 2 isoform X1, which translates to MAKKVAVIGAGVSGLASLKCCVDEGLEPTCFERTEDIGGLWRFKENVEDGRASIYQSVISNTSKEMSCFSDFPMPEDFPNFLHNSKLLEYFRIFAKKFDLLKYIQFQTTVLSVKKHPDFASSGQWVVVTKNNGKEQSAVFDGVMVCSGHHILPHLPLESFPGIQKFKGQYFHSRQYKHPEGFEKKRILVIGIGNSASDIAVELCKKAAQVFISTRHGSWVISRISEDGYPWDSVYHTRFKTQLRNAVPRIVVKWMMENGMNQWFDHENYGLIPQNKYLVKEPVVNDDLPSRILYGAIKVKSRVKELTETSAIFEDGTVEENIDIIVFATGYTVSFPFLEDLVKVENNMVSLYKFMFPPQLEKSTLACIGLIQPLGSIFPTIELQARWVTRVFKGLCTLPSERTMMEDIIKRNKRRIDFFGESNSQILQTNHIEYLDELAVEIGVKPDILSLLLKDPKLAVKLYFGPCNPYQYRLVGPGQWNGARNAIFTQKRRILKPLKTRAIKTSSTFPVSFLLKILGLLAVVVAFFSQLQ; encoded by the exons GAAAATGTTGAAGATGGCCGAGCAAGTATCTATCAATCTGTCATCAGCAACACCAGCAAAGAAATGTCCTGTTTCAGTGACTTTCCAATGCCTGAAGATTTTCCAAACTTCCTGCACAATTCTAAACTCCTGGAATACTTCAGAATCTTTGCCAAGAAGTTTGATCTACTAAAGTATATTCAGTTCCAG ACAACCGTCCTCAGTGTGAAAAAACACCCAGATTTTGCATCCTCTGGCCAGTGGGTGGTTGTTACCAAGAACAATGGCAAGGAGCAAAGCGCTGTCTTTGACGGAGTCATGGTCTGCAGCGGCCATCACATCCTTCCTCATCTCCCACTGGAGTCATTTCCAG GTATCCAGAAGTTCAAAGGCCAATATTTCCATAGCCGCCAATACAAGCACCCAGAGGGATTTGAAAAGAAACGCATTTTGGTGATTGGAATAGGAAACTCAGCCTCAGATATTGCAGTTGAGTTGTGTAAGAAGGCTGCTCAG GTGTTTATCAGCACCAGACATGGTTCCTGGGTCATAAGTCGTATCTCTGAAGATGGCTATCCCTGGGACTCAGTGTACCACACCCGGTTTAAAACCCAGCTCCGAAATGCCGTGCCACGAATAGTTGTAAAATGGATGATGGAAAATGGGATGAATCAATGGTTCGACCATGAAAATTATGGCCTTATCCCTCAAAACAA ATACCTCGTTAAAGAGCCTGTTGTAAATGATGATCTTCCAAGTCGTATACTCTACGGAGCCATCAAGGTGAAATCAAGAGTGAAAGAACTCACAGAAACATCTGCCATCTTTGAAGATGGAACAGTGGAAGAGAACATTGACATCATTGTCTTTGCAACAGGATATactgtttcttttcccttccttgaagATCTTGTTAAAGTAGAGAATAATATGGTCTCGCTGTACAAATTCATGTTCCCTCCTCAACTGGAGAAGTCAACTCTTGCATGCATTGGCCTCATCCAGCCCCTAGGTTCCATTTTCCCAACTATTGAACTTCAAGCTCGTTGGGTAACCAGAGTTTTCAAAG GCTTATGTACCTTGCCCTCAGAGAGAACTATGATGGAAGACATTATCAAGAGGAATAAAAGAAGAATTGACtt CTTTGGAGAGAGCAATAGCCAGATACTGCAGACCAATCACATCGAATACTTGGACGAGCTCGCTGTAGAGATAGGTGTGAAGCCAGACATCCTTTCTCTCTTGCTAAAAGATCCTAAACTGGCTGTGAAACTCTACTTTGGGCCGTGCAACCCCTATCAGTATCGCCTGGTTGGGCCTGGGCAGTGGAATGGAGCCAGGAATGCCATCTTCACCCAGAAACGAAGGATACTGAAGCCTTTAAAGACACGGGCTATCAAAACCTCATCAACTTTCCCAGTTTCCTTCCTACTGAAAATCCTGGGGCTTCTTGCTGTTGTGGTGGCCTTTTTCTCCCAACTTCAGTGA